The Alligator mississippiensis isolate rAllMis1 chromosome 14, rAllMis1, whole genome shotgun sequence DNA segment GAGAGTGATGTGGTTTTGCTTCATGCATTTACTATAAGAACCTTCTCTCCACATTCCACTTAGCTGATAATCATGAAGGCAGCATAAAGCCTTCAGTAATGGTCTGAAAACCACTGTGGGAAAAAAGTCAGGTGATGTATTATCtcctgggaggtgcagggagtAGAATGAGAGTCCATTGGCAAGAGCTTGGACACAGAATAGAACTTGGACGTGGAATAGCACTTGTTCCTGTGGCCCCTTGCTTTTCCAGGTGTCCCACAGGTTATGTAGCACTGCTGAAAGGCAGCTGCCCTGAGCATACAGGAGACCTGTGGTCAAGGACCCTCATGCTTTTTAAAAGATCTTTAGCCTGTGTGAATAGGATGCTGCTTTTTTAAAGCCTTGTCCAAAGGGCCCCCATTCCCTTGAAGATAAAATGCCCGGCTCTCTCCTCGGGAAGgctgcctcagcccagctgggatccaAACCCATTGTTCACAGGAAGCTTGGGCATTTTAGATTAGTCAGTCACACCACACCAGGCCCTCACATCCCTGCCTGTCTACAGTGTTGATGAGTAGGACTGCCTTGGTTTCAGGCCAGTTATGTGGGTTACTGGATGCCAAGGGGTGGACCTTATTTGCCTCAAAGTTACTAGAATGAATTCAGACCACTCCAGTGGCTTGCAGCAGGCTGGCTTTGGTGCAGAGAGCACATGACCAGGGTTCCTTCCTGCACGGCCAAACCCACTTCTCCCTTTGCTGTACCTACAGGacccagaagaaaagaaaattgcaTTGGAGCTGCTGGAAACAGAGCAAGCCTACGTCAGTCGGCTTCATCTCCTCGACCAGGTCAGCAGAGGGACTAGGATGGGGCTGGAGAGCAATAAGCCTATGGTCTAGCTGTCACTTGACCTAATATTTAGGCCCAAAGAGATAAGGAGACTTACAGTTACACATAGAACAGCTAAGACCTGGCCCACAGTTCACCCAGGGTTGCCCCTTCATCCCTTCATGGAAAAGTACCCCAATTCACCACCATCGCTTTCACGGAAAGTCTTAAGCGCCCCATCAGATTCATTTTGGTTTTAGCTCAGCTCTACATCTCTTTGGGAGCatcaccctccaggacatgcttcTGTCTCCATTTCAGAAAATCTTATTACTCCTTAAAATATCCCTTCATCCTTGTCACCCCAGCCCCTTCAGCTTGTTCCTCCCTTCCTATTTATGATGGACCTAGGACTTTCTGTGAGAAACTTAGGTGCTGTTGGCCTTTGCCATAGTGCTGTTTTGCCAGGCCTTATTCCCTGCTTCTCTTTAAGGGAATCTTTTGAGTCCCATTCCTCTGCAAGGCAAAGCCTCCTCACCTCAGGAATCCAGGCTATAAGGAGCATCAGGGACATACGCTTTCCAGCACTGACATTTTGGCAATGTTTCTTCCCAGGTGTTTTTTACAGAGCTGTTGAAGGAGGCCAGAAGTGGGAAGTCAGTCCCAGAAGATGTGGTAAAAATGATCTTCTCCAACATCTCCTCCATTTACCAATTCCATGCCCTGTTCtttctgccagagctgcagaaaCGCATGGCAGAGTGGTGAGTTTTGAAGAGCCAGGGCTCCTGGGTTCTTTTCCTAGAATAAAACACTTGCAAAATTAGTCTTACAATGGGGTCTAACAGGTAAGCCCACAGAGCTCTGCAAGTCTGTGTACTCTGGCAAGACACTTTGAGCATAAATCTGAATTGCCTTAAGGGTATGCTGAACATGCCCTTCTCTCACTTAAGCAAGACTTCAAATGTCAGAGTGCTGTGCAGTGTAAGGGAACTGGAACCTTCCTCATGAATGTGGGCAGCCAAGTTAACATTTCATCCTCCATGCAGTTACTCAGCAATAATTTTCAATTTTTGAATACAGTGGAAAGTGTTGTGTTGGCAGCGGTGGGGGAGTAAAGTCCCACAGACAGCATACAGCATGGAGAGTGGCCGTGTTTTacatgcccacacacacccacacctctcATAGGAGCTCAGCCGTCCTTGTCTGTGCCCTATTAGGATGTACTGTACTAGTAATGAGAGGGCAGTTTAGTCTCTAAGGCCCTTTTACTCTTAGCAGCTTGACTGAGACTGTATAAAAGAGgcttgggaaactgaggcacagagagagaggacCAGAAAGTAACTTACCTCAGGCCACACAGTGAACCCATAGAAGACCCAGGGCATCTCCTGACTGCTAGTCCGTTATCCTgtccagtgccagcactggtagGGTTTTGGTGACATGGGCACTTTTCCCCAGAAACTAAACAGTTGCTACCAACTCCTTTCCCAGATGCTACCAAGTAGCTTTGAAACCATGACCACACTCAGGCACTACCAGCCTAGGCCAGTGCTCCAGGAATGTCATGCTCTACTTCCCACAGCCACATCCCAGACAGCAGGGTAGTAGCAAAGCAGATCTGTTGCTATGGCCCCAGAGGTGTGAGTCTGAGCTTTGCTTTGACCTTGTACCAAAGGCTGCCCCTAAGAGATGAATTTATGAATCCATTCAGTGTCCCTGGGCTGCCTTCATGCCCTGCTCAGCTGGTCCTGGGAGGATGTGGTATGATCCTAATCTCCCACTtcccacctgcaggagctccaaCCCCCGCATCGGGGATGTCATCCAGAAGCTAGCGCCATTCCTTAAGATGTACGGCGAGTACGTCAAGAACTTCGACAAGGCGGTGGAGCTGATCGCGACATGGTCAGAGAAGTCCCCGCCGTTCCAGGAGCTAATTGCAGACATTCAGGTGATGCTCCAGGTCATGTAGTCCTGGTCTGGGAAGGTGCCAAATGCCAGCAGCCTTTACTGACCTCCATGCTCAGCTGGCTGCTCCCAGGCCTGAGGACAGCAAGGTGTCTGGAGTAACTTGCAGTCCCTCACCATCccctttctctttctgtttttttgaTGTCCCTCTCCAGAAACGGGAAGTGTGTGCTAGCCTAACcctgcagcaccacatgctggagccagtgcagagGATCCCACGCTACGAGCTCTTGCTAAAGGATTATGTCCGAAAATTACCTCCTGAGTCACCAGACAGGGCTGATGCAGAGAGTAAGAGCTCCTGTATTTTCTGTCTGGGAGGGAGGAAATGGGGTGCGTCTGAAGTAAGTGGCATGGTTTTATAGTAAGGGATAGAGAGGCATCACTTTCTTACCAACTCTGCCAGTGCTTTGCTTtgtgaccttggtcaagtcactcAAGCGGATGAAATAGGGATAAGAATATTTATTTGCCTTCGCCATGCACTGGGAGATCCTCAGGTGTAGGGTGCAACACTGCAGGAAAACTACAGGGAATTTTTCTGGAAACGAGCAACTCTGACCAGGGGCTCATTAGATGCAATGCTGAGTCCAGTCCTCTGACTGACTCGAAAAGGCTTGTCATTTGCCTTGGTCACTGTAGCAAGGAAATGGAGAATCAGAAAATAGGTGAGACCTGCTTTACTGGACCCTTCTCACCAGGATCTAGTGACTAGGACCAACATTTGGCTGCTGAAAGTGCTATTATCAGGTTGGTGCAGTTCTCTTCAGCTGCATGGTGTCTGCTCTGATATGCTTTATGCTGGGTATTCAAGGGTTTAAGACTCCTCGGGCCCATGGCTAGATGGTGCTGAGCACTTAGCATTACCATGTGAGAGATCCAGTGAGAGGGGTCCtcagcagggggaggaagggtatGTCTACAAGTTACCCTCACAGATTTCCACTGGGGCCAGAATCAGAAATATTCCTCCACCAgcagccttcctgccctgcaCACCACACCCACTCCATCCCTCAACCAGAGCTGCACTAAATCTGAGCCCTCCTTGCTCCAGAAGCATTGGCCTCTATCATGTGGTCTAAATGAGACTTTCTGTTAGCAGAACTGGGTTTATGATGCCCGGTTGAACGGTCCTGGCTCCATCCAGTAGACAGAAGTGGTGACTCAGACATGCTACCAGCCCCTCCATTACACTGTTCTTAAAAGCTTAGGAAGGTCACATGAAAGGTGCCTTCCTGAGTGGAGTCTGGGAAGAAGCTCAGTCTTCggttccctttctcttccccttgcAGAAGCCCTGGAAATGATTTTCTCTGCAGCCAAACACTCAAATGCAGCCATTGCGGAAATGGTGAGTGCCAGATCTGCCTTATTGCTTCTAGTTTCTGTTGCAGGTGCACCTGATTCCCACAGCCTGGAGCAGGCCTGCAGTGTCTGGGGAGGGAACAGGTTAGGAAAGAGCAATCCCAGCCCAGCCTAGGTACATCATAAGCCAATAAGTGGAACTTACTGCCTGAGGACCCCTgtccagcgttccctctaagctgtgcggcaTGCACGGCTGCGCAGGCCCATTCATGCTGCAGGCCCATTCATGCCACACACGCCACACAGCTTGGAGGGAACGCTGCCCCTGTCCACTGCGAAAGAGACACCATCTTGATCTGGGATCTAAGACAGATGTGCCGGTGCATGAAAATGCAGCCGGTTCCTTCCCTAGAACAAATGGCCGTCTTCCAGAATGGGAGGGTGAAATCCTGTTTTGTCTGGTCTGGACTGGGCTGGAGTCCCCTGTTTGAAGTGAAGGAGAATCCCAGTCTAGTTCTAGACGATCTTAACCTATTTAGACTGGAGATGCCCCTTCTTAGACTCGAGggacctctcagaaaatgccagctctcagtttttttgactacagaaaaatactatggcaattcttttgtttcaaagaactgagaatggttttaacattggattcctgtttgaaacctctgggtttatgttgtgaattGTGTGCAGttgtttgcacacctcacagtgctaatattgtccAGCACCCTGTGGGACCCTTAAAAGGATTGCCCAGGCCCATaggatgctgcagcagcttggctgagaatcactgttctcagACCTCATGGATCAGCCAGCTGGGTTTCCCCTGCCTCATACTCCTCCATTTCTGTCTCCCCAGGAACGTCTCCAGAACCTCTGGGAGGTGTATCAGAGACTGGGACTGGAAGATGATATTGTTGACCCTTCCAATGAGCTCATTAAAGAGGGGCCCATCCACAAAATCTCCTTCCGTAATAACACCACATCAGACAAGTATCTCTTCCTGGTGAGAAGATGGTGGATGCACCAGGCAGGGAAGGCTGGGGTGGCTGGAAGGAGAGGAATAGGGCATTATGTAGCACTGAGAAGCAGCAGGTTGTTCCTGGAGGATCAATAGGGGAGGACAGAAACGGTGGGGGAAAGAAAGATTAGAAAGCCCTGGTGTCTTAGCAGAGCTCACTGGCTAGCTCGGCTGGAGACTCTTGAGTGTTGTGTTCCCAGTGCCATAGTCCCTGCATTGCCTTTGACACTGGTGGAACATGGGTGCATGGAGCATTCTGGTCTGTGTGAGCATTTAACATCCAGGATGTCCCCATGTAAGGTGCTAGAAGGGGAGGCTGGAGAACTAGCCCCCTTGTTTCCAGAGTACATTAACTCTGGGTAACCTTTGGGTCACTGTGGTTGCCACCAGATTTGCTAAAGAAGTAATTTGGAAATCCTTTGTCTTTGTTGCGAGTGGGAAGGGTAGAAAGGGGTTAGCTATACGGGTGGaatattttcaaaggagcctaaggGCATTTGGCCCTCATTCACCTTTTGTTCTCAGTGGGATTTGGGCACCTAACTCCCATGGGATCTGTAGGAAATCTCAGCTTTGTTACCAATAGGTCCAGAGCCCATGCTGCTAAGCTCAGGTTTGTGGGACACATGCTTTGGGATAGCTCCTGTCCATGGCCAGCATGCCTGGGCTGTGTTTCCTGTCCCACTGCTCACACTGGCTTCCTCTCACTCAGTTCAACAACATGTTGCTGTACTGCGTGCAGAAGGTCATCCAGGTTGGGGCTGAATTCCAGGTACACATGCGGATCGACGTGGACGGCATGAAGGTCAGAGAACTCCCGTGTTCCCTGCTGTCACTTAGGTTTGTGCCAGGGGCATCTGTTCCCCCACACTGGGTTTCACTGAGCACcacaaatgcagccacttctggggtggaaggcagctgctgctcagctggacACAGCAACACTTTGTGGCAGGTTAGGACAAGAGGAGAAGAAGGAGGCTGTGTTCAGTGGAAACTGTGGGAAGAGTTTTAGGGAGGTGGAATGAGATGGGGCCTGGGCCAAAGGTCTAATGCACTGATTCGTGTGACGACTGCCTGGGGAGATGGTTGGAGCTCAGAGTTGGCGACTCACCCCAAAAACGGCACCTTCAGCAGCGCGACAGACTAGGGAAGGCCGTAGGAGAGGGCAGAGCGCCATCTACTGACCCACTGAGGGTAGAGGTGTTTCCTCTTTCAAGTCTGTTCAGTTGCTGAGTAAACCTGACCCCACTTAGCCTAGTATCAGAGCCGGAGTTGTCCTGTGAAACCCAGGCACCAACATCCATGGCGGGGCACAGGTCATGCGTCCCAGTAGAGCTCCCTGTACTTATCCCTTGTTACACACAGCAACCAGGATGGCTTACTTTTCCCAGCAGTGTGGTCTCCTAGAGGCTTGTTAtagctcaggctcaggcttgtttCCCTCTCTGGGTTTTCAGATCCGGGCATTGAATGATGCAGAATTCCCCCACACCTTTCTGGTCTCCGGGAAGCAGCGGACACTGGAATTGCAAGCCAGGTAAGGAAGTGAGTTGTCCCCTCCTCTCCAGCTGCAACAGAGTAGCTGAAGGCCTGTTCTCTAACGCCTGTGTCCCCACTCTGCACAGGTCGCGAGAGGAGATGAATGCCTGGATAAAGGTACGGCAAGCCATAGGCTTTTTGAACATAGCTTGCAGGAACCATGGAGTGAGGGGTGGATCTGTGTCCTGGAGTTTTCCAGTGTTGGCCCAAGAAAGCATTCCAGCCCCCTGGTGCAGTGGGAAGGGCCAGtccacagcagcagggcagtgtCTGAGGTCTTGGTCCAAGTTGCTGTCTgggccagcagaagtggctgtGGGTTGAGGACCCACTTGCGCTGACTGCTCCTTTGTGTCCACAAGGTGCTGTGGCTGTGCTGGTGTCACACATAGTGTGAGCAGGAGTCTGCCTCACAAGCATACATGTAGTGCAGGTCCCTGCTACAAGGTCTGTGTAGCCAGGGGGACAAGTCTGAGGATACAGTATGTGTCTGTGGCTCCTTGGTGTTATAGCCTCTGGGCCAGAAACAGAGGCAGAATTCATGGCTTTGCAGGAAACTAGACTGCAACCAGCCACTTAAGGCCAGGAGCTCCACTTGGGACAGGCCATGACAGGCCTTCCCCTCACCTTTGAGCCTCCCTTTGTTCCTCAGGCCTTCCAGGATGCCATTGACAAGAATGAAAAGCGGAATGAGAGCTTCAAGACGGCAGTTCATGGACTCGACGTGGAGGCCCAGGACTTCAGTgtaatctgcccccaccccactcccccacccttcctcctgtcACTGTCTCCCACTCTGAGGCTCTGGGTGAATCCTTTCACACCTAGGCCCCtaggcctggggtggggagggtcaaGATGAGGAATGGGTAGCCTGGAACAAAGACAGGGTGGCATGTGGGGAAAGAAGTCAGCAGGTTTTTTGATGATGGCTGAATACAGGGCAGGACTGGGGAGAGCCCAGGCAGTGTCAGTAGGGAGCACAGGCTATGAGCTTCATCCAGCAGCCTCGATGGAGTCCCCTGTATAGATATGACTGCCAAGCCCTGGCTTCTTTGCCGTGGAGACAGCAGCTGAGGTGATGGTGCCCTGTTCtctcctgtcccccaccccacacagtaCAAGACAGAGGAGCTGGGCCGGCGAGCCCCGCAGTGGGTGCGGGACAAGCTGGTGACCATGTGCATGCGCTGCAAGGAGCCGTTCAACGCTATCACACGCAGAAGGCACCACTGCCGGGCCTGTGGCTATGTGAGtagccccctttccccctgccttcttgccaggcccagcccagggggtgcaggcagtcttccgccccatcccccagcacagagcagcagcttgtCTGCAAGGGCTTTCTGAAGGGAAAAAAGCACTTGTGGAGGGGGgtgagcaggaggaaggagatcCCCTGTGCTCCATCccaggggttggggctgctgcagccatacTTGGGCAAGAGTTGAGCTCCCTCAGGGCCAAATAAATCCTCTCCTGCTCTGCTACCCATGTTGTGGGGAGAGAGGCGACTCCTTTGCCCCTCTCCAAGTATCTGTCAGGGCCCCTTGCCCTGTCCTTGCCTGACCAGGGCCTGTCTTGGGGACAGGTGGTGTGTGGTCGGTGTTCTGACTACAAAGCTGAGCTTCAGTATGACCCGAATCGCATACATCGCGTCTGCCAGGTGTGTTACGTCTTTCTGACGGGGCACCTGCTACCTGAGGAGCGGGAGGGGAAGCAGAAGAGCATCCTGGAGGTGAGATCACAGCGAGTTCTCTCTgtcccttgcccctgcctccctccatctcTGAGGtcttctgctgcttctgtcctGCTCCAACCCTCTCCCTTCGTGACCTGTCTCACAACTGAAGGCAGCAGCATGACACATGTGACTTCTGCCCTCAGGCGCACAGTAACCAGCCTTTCTGGACTCCCACTGGGCTGCTGCCCCCCATCTGCTACTGCCAGGCTCATGTGGCCACTGTATCCCTAGTGCTTCTAGGGGGCACCACCCAacatgcccccactccctcctgcacacaGCATGCCCAGAAGTGCCCTCGTGAAGCCATTCCCAGGACATTCACATGGCCAGTCCCAAGCTTACAGGAAGCAGAGGGCTGATGAAGGGCAGTGAGGGTATCCCAGAGTGGCTTCACTGTCTTGGTGTGTGTGAAGGGGAGTGGGTGGACAGCACGCCTTCTCCAAGCGGGCTGTGGACATGGCATAAACATACCCAGACACCAGTTGGAGAGTTGGCTTTTGCCTCTGAGATCCCCTCTCTGAGCGCGAGCTGCTTCATTGTCTGTGTCTGCCCACAGATCCAGGAGCCAGGGCCTGCATTTACATTGCTTGTATCATGAATGCTTGACCCACCAATCACCCCACCTCTTCCttcctgccaggggtgggggacagcactGGTTCATCCTCAGAGCATAGAGACCTGGGCTTTCGTCCTAACTCTGCCACTAATTTGCCAATGACCTCAGGCACATCACTTCTGGCAGGAGGGGATGAACACCCATAGTTTCCATTTGAGGCAGTGAGAGTTAGTTGAGGGTGTTCATCTCTCTAAATCAGGCCCTTTTCCTCTCCAGTCTCCGTTACCCTGGCATTAATATCAACCAACAGTAGATCATGGGTGGCTGCAGAGTGCCTTGGGGTGCTCAGACACCAAGTgccagagaggagcagggggtgggtggtgTTGTCACAGGTGCAGCTCATGGAACGGGAGCAAATTTCACAGGACAGTGGCTCTGCCTCTGGGAGTCCTGGGTTAGAAATCCATGATGGGGCTGGTGTTGGAAGAGCTCCATGTGGAAGGGTCccgtggtggggaagggatggtGGTTTTCTCCCCCTGGAACCATTGTCCTTGCTTGTCCCTGGCACTGCCTTCACTTGCTGGTCATTGAGTGCATTGAAATTGCCCCCATGTTCTCATCCTCTATTAgcggggctggctccctgccccgccccgggGCTCCTGCCTGCGGCACCTTCCCCTGTGACTTCCCAGAAAGGAGGGCGCCTGTCCATGGTGCTGAACT contains these protein-coding regions:
- the FGD2 gene encoding FYVE, RhoGEF and PH domain-containing protein 2, whose product is MKGQREVVPRLVAAFEAPRSPEPHRTPGKDRIHPQTKPRAPLPLPPMAEGKASTKMGKCGAEQEHEPEEHQLLPRALQPPQDMTVIPQLPQAQKGLSIKCLRSFRNKITGDSWRRQQSVESQPGSELGSEGDKNQDPEEKKIALELLETEQAYVSRLHLLDQVFFTELLKEARSGKSVPEDVVKMIFSNISSIYQFHALFFLPELQKRMAEWSSNPRIGDVIQKLAPFLKMYGEYVKNFDKAVELIATWSEKSPPFQELIADIQKREVCASLTLQHHMLEPVQRIPRYELLLKDYVRKLPPESPDRADAEKALEMIFSAAKHSNAAIAEMERLQNLWEVYQRLGLEDDIVDPSNELIKEGPIHKISFRNNTTSDKYLFLFNNMLLYCVQKVIQVGAEFQVHMRIDVDGMKIRALNDAEFPHTFLVSGKQRTLELQARSREEMNAWIKAFQDAIDKNEKRNESFKTAVHGLDVEAQDFSYKTEELGRRAPQWVRDKLVTMCMRCKEPFNAITRRRHHCRACGYVVCGRCSDYKAELQYDPNRIHRVCQVCYVFLTGHLLPEEREGKQKSILEKESAEISGRSLMCSFLQLVDKSGKGMRGWFVIPQDDPLVLYIYAAPQDVRAHTSIPLLGYQVKDLSQGDSRHLFQLTQSKQSYMLAAETEELKQRWMQIIKESARGNTWTLGEDEEDDDSFDEVE